The window CGGACCTGCTCCCGCCGGATTTCAAGTGAGTTCCCAGCCGCCTCGTCCGGCGTGGCTAGCGCGCCGCGGTGCCCGGCTTCCGAAAGGCATGGATCGCCAGAAATACGACGAGCCCGAGGATGATGCTCAACGCTCCCAGTCCGAAGAGGGCCCAGAAGGCCATCCAAACGAGGCCGGCGAGGACGAGGACCACGACTCCGACCACGATCACGACGGCGGCCAGGTACGCGAGGAGCCTGAGGCCAACGGCCCAACGGCTCGGACGGGACGGGGGCAGCATCTCTCCACCGCCAGCCCGGATGGGAGTCCTCGGGATACAAGCCTTCCGGCAAGACCGTACGTATGCGAGGGCCCTCCGGCCCGGTCACACGAACTGGGCCTGGGCCGCGACGACGCCGGAGCTGTCCCGGGCGGCCCGGTAGGCCTCGAGGGGCTCGCGGTTCAGCAGGAGGAACTGCCCGCCCCACGCGAACTTGGCGAGCAGGGCTTGGGCCTGATCCTCCTCGCCCAGGATGATCAGCGCCGCGGCCAGCGCTTCCACGCTCGAGAGGATGAACGGCTTGCCGTAGTTCACCGGATTCGCCGCGAGCAGGTACGGCAGCGCGCGCCCCGTGGCATTGCGGACCGCAGGGAATGCGGCAAGCTTCTCCGTCACCTTCCAGCTCAGGTCGAGGACGGAGAGGCCGTGGTGCCGGGCCCGCGGCGCATCGGCGGGGGAGAGCGCACGTTCTGCCGCGGGGGTCAGCAGGATCGTGCCTCCCGGGAGCGAGGTCGGCCGCGGCACGAACGTCAAGAGGCCCAAGCGCTCGAGCTTGCGGGAGGTGCACTTCTTGGGGTCGCACTGTCCCGCGTGGTACGCGTACAGGCGGATTGCGGGCACGGGTACGCCATCCCGGCGGAGGGCGATAAGCGTGGCGGCGGGTCGCAAAGCCTATGGCCGTCCCGCGCCTTCCTCGGGCCGCCACCGTGATGAGGAAACCGACGCTGACCCATGATGAATGATGGGCGATCTGAGTGGCCCTCCGCTTTGTCAACCGCCGTCCCGCGGCGGGATGAACTTATTTATAGCGAGAGGACCGATGGAATCGCCGGGATGCACCCATGGTGACGGGATTCGATCTCATCGGCCACAACCGGACGTTTCAGGTGCACTGGGCGAAACGGGTCGTCGCCTTC of the Thermoplasmata archaeon genome contains:
- a CDS encoding DUF367 family protein — encoded protein: MPAIRLYAYHAGQCDPKKCTSRKLERLGLLTFVPRPTSLPGGTILLTPAAERALSPADAPRARHHGLSVLDLSWKVTEKLAAFPAVRNATGRALPYLLAANPVNYGKPFILSSVEALAAALIILGEEDQAQALLAKFAWGGQFLLLNREPLEAYRAARDSSGVVAAQAQFV